In Calliopsis andreniformis isolate RMS-2024a chromosome 6, iyCalAndr_principal, whole genome shotgun sequence, a single genomic region encodes these proteins:
- the LOC143180352 gene encoding speckle targeted PIP5K1A-regulated poly(A) polymerase, protein MSKHCDICSLDFMDDYALQGHLAGKRHMKKLQYVEVMERSIVVSPLPKFIPPHGLVDFFQQYGEIKWHKLGPNYLTIEFCDRNITETLLTKPVWINNVKLNIKKRIPHRVVGKPKAVKQNGPMENTGVISYDNIKHIFEENTSFDDQLAAFLDAVQLTDDEIESRYGSICTQLDKIFKVIFPKCKTYKFGSTQTGLGFKECDLDIYMDIGEPIHDTNNAPSDVWTTQKIFREVKRVMYRMNCVFSDIVSIPKAKTPIIKFRYVRTNVSCDISFKNSLGIYKSNWIKHCISLDNRVKPLMMIIKYWARNFKISGSGKMSNYGLMLLIIFYLQQPSVKIIPPLMELQRTCQPQIVNGWQVNFDENLVLPPTTNKSSIPQLLNGFFIFYSTFEFKSNVICPIDGMIHTDSEFENIDSLPQCMDRYKACVKEDESLKFSINKPMCVQDPIELTHNTTSSTHLCRLEYFVQCCAFSAEIFTMTSKNDYKDLMKILFTMVLKRKSTFEISISANHFRHVKEPSSSQIGIDIINKAKLAKNDWYFTVFNIVKDIFEKVFKVEVEVLTADVEAKQQKIEVLSDVHTEKHQKIIFHCTGSYCVWRNRKINNIVLDPSLSCLQKEAFMSDQTIESWGKQKSANKTNLDFMCTFEKKTRPLRVILTITNQNCYEYIFQEFTRFARQTIVKITEKTLIYMQQFDKCY, encoded by the exons ATGTCTAAACATTGCGATATATGTTCATTAGACTTTATGGATGATTATGCTTTGCAAGGTCATCTTGCAGGTAAAAGGCATATGAAAAAACTTCAATATGTCGAAGTTATGGAAAGATCAATTGTTGTGTCACCATTGCCAAAATTTATTCCTCCACATGGACTTGTTGATTTTTTTCAACAATATGGTGAGATAAAATGGCATAAATTAGGCCCGAATTATCTTACTATTGAGTTTTGTGACAG AAACATTACAGAGACTTTATTAACTAAGCCTGTTTGGATAAACAATGTAAAGTTGAATATAAAAAAGAGAATACCACATAGAG ttgTAGGGAAGCCAAAAGCAGTGAAGCAAAATGGCCCCATGGAAAATACAGGTGTAATAAGTTATGATAATATAAAACATATATTTGAAGAAAACACATCATTTGATGATCAATTAGCAGCATTCTTAGATGCTGTACAACTAACAGATGATGAAATTGAATCAAGATATGGATCTATTTGTACGCAACTAGATAAGATATTTAAAGTGATATTTCCCAAATGTAAAACGTACAAATTTGGTTCCACTCAAACAGGATTGGGCTTTAAGGAGTGTGATTTAGATATATACATGGATATTG gcGAGCCAATACATGATACTAATAATGCACCGTCAGATGTATGGACTACACAAAAGATCTTTAGAGAAGTGAAAAGAGTGATGTATCGAATGAACTGTGTTTTTTCTGACATAGTGTCAATTCCAAAAGCTAAGACACCAATTATAAAGTTTCGTTATGTTCGGACAAATGTTTCCTgtgatatttcatttaaaaacagTTTAGGCATATATAAAAGTAATTGGATAAAACATTGTATTTCTCTAGACAATAGAGTAAAACCgttaatgatgattattaaatACTGGGCTAGGAATTTTAAGATATCGGGTTCAGGGAAAATGTCGAATTATGGCTTAAtgctattaattattttttatcttcAACAACCATCGGTTAAGATCATTCCTCCTTTAATGGAATTGCAGAGAACTTGTCAGCCACAAATTGTAAATGGATGGCAAGTTAATTTtgatgagaatttagtattaccGCCTACGACAAATAAGAGTAGTATTCCACAACTTCTAAATgggtttttcattttttattcaacTTTTGAATTCAAATCGAATGTTATCTGTCCCATAGATGGAATGATACATACAGATTCAGAATTCGAAAACATAGACAGTCTACCACAATGTATGGATAGATATAAAGCATGCGTGAAGGAAGATGAGAGTTTGAAGTTTAGTATTAATAAACCTATGTGTGTCCAAGATCCTATAGAACTTACTCATAATACTACATCAAGCACACATCTTTGTAGATTAGAATACTTTGTCCAGTGTTGTGCTTTTAGTGCTGAAATTTTCACGATGACAAGTAAAAACGATTACAAAGATttaatgaaaatattatttacCATGGTGTTAAAAAGGAAATCAACGTTTGAAATTTCAATATCTGCAAATCATTTCCGACATGTTAAAGAGCCAAGTAGTTCGCAAATTGGTATAGACATTATAAACAAAGCGAAACTTGCAAAGAATGATTGGTATTTTACAGTTTTTAACATAGTGAAGGATATTTTTGAAAAGGTTTTCAAAGTAGAAGTTGAAGTTCTTACTGCTGACGTCGAAGCGAAACAACAGAAAATTGAAGTATTGTCAGATGTTCACACAGAAAAACATCAGAAGATCATATTTCATTGTACAGGATCTTATTGTGTTTGGCGtaatagaaaaattaataacattGTATTGGACCCAAGTTTGAGTTGCTTACAAAAAGAAGCTTTTATGTCGGATCAAACGATAGAAAGTTGGGGTAAACAAAAATCAGCAAACAAAACAAATTTAGATTTTATGTGTACATTTGAAAAGAAAACACGTCCATTAAGAGTTATATTAACTATAACCAATCAAAATTGTTACGAGTATATTTTCCAAGAATTCACGCGCTTTGCTAGACAGACGATAGTTAAGATAACAGAAAAAACATTGATATATATGCAACAATTCGACAAGTGTTACTAA
- the LOC143180354 gene encoding C1GALT1-specific chaperone 1 translates to MYLPCFKPRSIFLFGFAIGFLLALSFFIVEDTFYGTPSCKSSLSNTNSERRSALLKWLISDTLNNEEIILQTWKKEEEKDKFTHVSYNKWLKDQNMKINNIDMDAHLYGPKRTEKLESDWLKSSVSITCIVFVNKIKLAKSIQNTWGKHCNKLYFFGQKNDSEVPIINLKLKLTSSWQLLCEAFNYVWKENESLQWLIFVKDDTLVIPENLRFMLAPLNHTQDYYLGHAVVLWGQPYNIASAGYVISMGAINKLIGMFNNSEKCATGGKYWKQEDYYLAKHLSSMGIYPSDTRDQYLRGTFHGYSLQALLWGIVKTASYWTRALYPIQNECCSVMSVTFNVGEPDKMYTLDYLLYHLHVLKSPAIFGSRKAPTTVPDENVWKLALKEEFNITNLSNISSDTYYEIWHAKYSEPEQLIIRNRWNKRADDSN, encoded by the exons ATGTATCTTCCGTGTTTTAAACCACGATCAATATTTCTGTTTGGATTTGCAATTGGTTTTCTTCTCGCATTATCTTTTTTTATTGTTGAAGATACATTTTATGGTACTCCTTCTTGTAAAAGCTCTTTATCAAACACTAACAGTGAACGGCGGAGTGCTCTTCTTAAATGGCTTATTTCTGATACATTAAACAATGAAGAGATTATTTTACAAACATGGAAGAAAGAAGAAGAGAAAGATAAATTTACACATGTCTCATATAATAAATGGCTGAAGGATCAGAATatgaaaattaataatattgatatgGATGCTCATCTTTATGGGCCTAAAAGAACAGAAAAATTAGAATCTGATTGGTTAAAATCAAGTGTTTCCATCACTTGTATTGTGTTTgtgaacaaaatcaaattagcaAAGTCTATTCAGAATACTTGGGGAAAGCActgcaataaattatatttctttGGACAAAAAAATGATTCTGAAGTGCCTATTATAAACTTGAAGTTAAAGCTTACATCTTCATGGCAACTTTTATGTGAAGCTTTCAACTATGTTTGGAAAGAGAATGAATCTTTACAGTGGCTTATCTTTGTAAAAGATGACACATTGGTGATTCCAGAAAATTTACGCTTCATGCTTGCCCCACTGAATCACACACAGGATTACTATTTAGGTCATGCAGTAGTGCTGTGGGGGCAACCTTATAATATTGCAAGTGCAGGATATGTAATTAGTATGGGAGCTATTAACAAATTAATTGGTAtgtttaataattctgaaaaatGTGCAACTGGTGGCAAATATTGGAAGCAAGAGGATTATTACCTTG CTAAACACTTGTCATCTATGGGAATTTATCCATCAGATACAAGAGATCAGTACTTGAGAGGTACATTCCATGGGTACTCTTTGCAGGCCTTGTTATGGGGAATTGTTAAGACTGCTAGTTATTGGACTCGTGCATTGTATCCAATACAAAATGAATGTTGTTCAGTTATGTCTGTAACTTTTAATGTTGGAGAACCTGACAAAATGTATACTTTAGATTATTTATTATATCATTTGCATGTCCTAAAAAGTCCAGCTATTTTTGGAAGTAGAAAAGCACCAACAACTGTACCTGATGAAAAT gTATGGAAACTTGCACTGAAAGAAGAATTTAACATCACAAATTTAAGTAATATTTCCAGTGACACTTATTATGAGATATGGCATGCAAAGTATTCTGAACCAGAACAGTTAATTATTAGGAATCGTTGGAACAAACGAGCAGATGACtcgaattaa
- the LOC143180434 gene encoding uncharacterized protein LOC143180434 yields the protein MASSNKQLSPYGPIRTTRRLPSPVRQVIYNVHKYLVNHKAKHQLQLGLIKSTAEATGVSIRTVHRILEEGKRAEAAGITGQLFSRPKTNQGGHNKIELTPFIERAIRRKIHEFYIDKKEWPTINKLVHFLNEDGILHCKREYLRLKLNEFGFKWKKCQNNRKLLIENPEIVASRMEYLKQIKTLRNEQRSIVYLDETYLYAGYTTRKSWKSEEEVEVTVPITKGSKLTIIHAGGSMGFLKDVMLICNGKLEIEDYSEDTSNVNLKTWTQEQLIPNLPDDAVIVIGNAPFQGMEKNKKPTSVSLKKEMYDWLTKLGIGFSPELSKAELLGIINSVSVPKDYILDDFLCQHGYTVLRIPPYHPDLNPIELVWGDIKGKVDRVCLTNTLEEKKKYFEHCVSEFTIEEWKACCKHVEKIEDEYIMNDKIMDERLDQMIMQLGESTTASDSSDDS from the coding sequence ATGGCATCTAGCAACAAACAATTATCTCCATACGGTCCAATTCGAACAACTCGCCGCCTACCGTCCCCGGTTAGGCAAGTTATTTATAATGTTCATAAGTATTTAGTAAACCATAAAGCAAAACATCAATTACAATTGGGTCTTATAAAAAGCACTGCAGAAGCAACTGGTGTATCAATTAGAACAGTACACAGAATTTTGGAAGAAGGAAAAAGAGCTGAAGCCGCAGGCATTACAGGACAATTATTTTCAAGGCCCAAAACAAATCAAGGTGGacataataaaattgaattgaCCCCTTTTATCGAAAGAGCTATAAGAAGGAAAATTCATGAATTTTATATTGATAAAAAAGAATGGCCAACAATTAATAAACTTGTACATTTTTTAAACGAAGATGGAATATTACACTGCAAAAGGGAATATCTTCGGCTAAAGCTGAATGAATTTGGATTTAAATGGAAGAAGTGTCAAAACAATAGGAAACTTCTGATTGAAAATCCAGAAATTGTAGCCAGTCGAAtggaatatttaaaacaaataaaGACATTGAGAAATGAACAACGATCCATTGTTTATTTAGATGAGACTTATTTGTATGCTGGATATACGACAAGAAAATCTTGGAAATCAGAGGAAGAAGTAGAAGTAACAGTACCAATTACTAAGGGTTCAAAATTAACGATTATCCATGCAGGAGGAAGTATGGGTTTTCTAAAAGATGTAATGTTAATATGTAATGGAAAATTAGAGATAGAGGATTATTCTGAAGATACAAGTAATGTAAATCTTAAAACATGGACACAGGAACAGCTTATTCCAAATTTACCAGATGATGCAGTAATTGTTATTGGTAATGCTCCATTCCAAGGCATGGAGAAGAATAAAAAACCCACTAGTGTTTCTTTAAAGAAAGAGATGTACGACTGGTTAACTAAACTGGGCATAGGTTTTAGCCCAGAATTATCAAAAGCAGAGTTATTAGGTATTATTAATTCAGTGTCAGTTCCAAAAGATTATATTTTAGATGATTTTCTTTGTCAACATGGCTATACAGTGTTAAGAATTCCACCTTACCACCCAGATCTGAACCCAATTGAATTGGTATGGGGTGATATTAAAGGTAAGGTGGATAGAGTATGCCTGACAAATACTTTAGAAgagaagaaaaaatattttgaacatTGTGTATCTGAATTTACAATAGAAGAATGGAAAGCATGTTGCAAACATGTAGAAAAGATTGAAGATGAATACATTATGAATGATAAAATAATGGATGAAAGATTGGATCAAATGATAATGCAACTTGGAGAAAGTACAACTGCAAGTGACAGTTCTGATGATAGTTAG